A single region of the Eriocheir sinensis breed Jianghai 21 chromosome 53, ASM2467909v1, whole genome shotgun sequence genome encodes:
- the LOC126983231 gene encoding uncharacterized protein LOC126983231 isoform X1 — protein MSVCQCRGEPRASGSAAGTQTRGAARTTTPPGHRVIMETCLTSFVSSFLQCVLGEPPSQAQLDLFLAVARRADYEKLTKGDFIIPLNSPKLREVADPNTPFGNFIHNPTEDNLKMVERALEACRLPVGKVCVQNKMLRIHLDHPQVMKTFLPRVAREGLRYGANALLKQVPIVLSHYAAQREHAGLKYTRGIKLANHITRILEFCGASVDASDTTTSGTGPESKDEEYMIVSREECEPEAACPLASEPQDSQNPQHSRLPGTSVNPASYCVVNERESAKGLPGHMCGDAVRQKLLVDGGLDSPPERQVDSSNEASGVSGEMYVMCAPSNEVVTTETQTPYYCVSERLEWPEKADAERQTDETKGEEHSAQLTQDETQRQKERRPSDVIEFVITDSMKGIQNSPWVYQYFGVVDGKTGNPWTGSVEEYCRILTEELKRTSEMRHGDMDGSDRAAFLEEQTQRCLTLQLLMPSHSSQLRVEVDGDTHNVKEAAFMLYNYARLCSIFDHFEQCVQQEEVAPLPPAEDVDFSLLKHDEEWELVWLYILRWPELLQDVASGVTAGTRKPKSGQVARFLYSLSHRWSEYYGRHQVVPEGFLPHLLPLMHARLHLLSSLHAVMRSCFSVLGVTTLPSYM, from the exons ATGTCAGTGTGTCAGTGCCGCGGAGAGCCTCGTGCGTCAGGCAGCGCGGCGGGGACCCAAACACGTGGCGCCGCGCGTACGACAACACCCCCAGGACACAG AGTCATAATGGAGACGTGTTTGACCTCATTTGTGAGCAGCTTCCTCCAGTGCGTGTTGGGGGAGCCGCCCTCACAGGCACAGCTGGACCTGTTCCTGGCTGTGGCCCGCAGAG CGGACTATGAGAAGCTGACCAAAGGGGACTTCATCATCCCCCTCAACTCCCCCAAGCTGCGGGAGGTGGCCGACCCCAACACACCCTTCGGAAACTTCATCCACAACCCCACCGAGGACAACCTCAAG ATGGTGGAGCGAGCCCTGGAGGCGTGTCGGCTGCCGGTGGGGAAGGTGTGCGTGCAGAACAAGATGCTGCGGATCCACCTGGACCACCCCCAGGTGATGAAGACCTTTCTGCCGAGGGTGGCCAGGGAGGGGCTCAGGTACGGGGCCAACGCACTGCTCAAACAG GTTCCTATTGTGCTGAGTCATTACGCTGCACAAAGGGAGCACGCTGGCCTGAAGTACACACGTGGCATCAAGCTAGCAAACCACATCACCAGGATACTCGAGTTCTGTGGCGCCAGCGTGGATGCCAGCGACACGACTACCAGCGGGACGGGGCCGGAGAGCAAGGACGAGGAGTATATGATTGTGAGCCGCGAGGAGTGTGAACCAGAGGCAGCCTGTCCATTGGCCTCAGAACCACAAGACTCACAGAACCCACAACATAGTAGACTCCCAGGGACATCAGTGAACCCAGCGAGTTATTGCgttgtgaatgagagagagtcTGCCAAGGGTCTTCCTGGGCATATGTGTGGCGACGCAGTGAGACAGAAGCTGCTGGTTGATGGAGGGTTAGACTCACCTCCTGAGAGACAGGTAGACAGCAGTAACGAGGCTTCAGGTGTGAGTGGTGAAATGTATGTTATGTGTGCACCGAGTAATGAGGTCGTGACAACGGAAACCCAGACTCCTTATTACTGTGTGAGTGAGAGACTTGAGTGGCCGGAGAAGGCTGacgcagagagacaaacagatgagacgaagggagaggaacacAGTGCACAGTTGACCCAAGAtgaaacacagagacagaaagaaagaagacccTCAGATGTGATAGAGTTTGTAATCACAGACAGCATGAAGGGaatacaaaacagtccatgggtGTATCAGTACTTTGGGGTGGTGGACGGCAAGACTGGGAACCCCTGGACCGGATCTGTAGAGGAATATTGTAG GATACTTACTGAGGAGCTGAAACGAACCTCCGAGATGAGACACGGGGATATGGACGGCTCCGATCGTGCAGCGTTTCTTGAGGAGCAGACCCAGCGATGCCTCACCCTACAGCTCCTCATGCCCAGCCACTCCAGCCAGCTCagggtggaggtggatggggacACACACAACGTTAAAG AGGCTGCCTTCATGCTGTACAACTATGCCCGCCTGTGCTCCATCTTCGACCACTTTGAGCAGTGTGTCCAGCAGGAGGAAgtggcccccctcccccctgctgaGGATGTGGACTTCTCTCTCCTCAAGCATGAT GAGGAGTGGGAGCTGGTGTGGCTGTACATCCTCCGCTGGCCTGAGCTCCTCCAAGACGTGGCCTCGGGAGTCACGGCTGGCACCAGGAAACCCAAGAGTGGCCAGGTGGCACGTTTCCTCTACTCGCTGAGCCACAGGTGGAGCGAGTACTACGGCAGACACCAGGTGGTCCCGGAGGGCTTCCTGCcgcacctcctccccctcatgcACGCGCGCCTCCACCTCCTCAGCTCCCTCCACGCTGTCATGCGCTCCTGCTTCTCCGTCCTTGGGGTCACGACACTCCCCTCCTACATGTGA
- the LOC126983232 gene encoding protein FRA10AC1 homolog produces MALKNSTTGYDSAFEEDIKLRKKQQERHAIMYCDKGARQGLPNRSTLADMASLEEGRRLRYQMSNMTAYERHKMLINHYVLYHPGSTAFLQRDASKDKKDIDVIRENHQFLWESSDTPETWEQQLAKKYYDKLFKEYCICDLSRYKENKVGMRWRVEKEVISGKGQFTCGEKRCSEQEGLRTWEMNFSYQEQGAKKNALVKLRLCHYCSYKVNYHHKRKEVTRKNRKRKNKDDSSRKDSKRKSKKDEAAAEEEKDESSATSEAQKAEDIWKGPAKLPDDKSREEEFEEYLEDLFL; encoded by the exons AATTCAACCACTGGCTATGACTCAGCCTTTGAGGAAGACATCAAGCTGCGTAAGAAGCAGCAGGAGCGCCATGCCATCATGTATTGTGACAAAGGTGCAAGGCAAG GGCTGCCGAATCGCTCCACCCTGGCGGACATGGCGAGCCTGGAGGAGGGGCGGCGGCTGCGCTACCAGATGTCCAACATGACGGCCTACGAGCGCCACAAGATGCTCATCAACCACTATGTCCTCTACCACCCTGGCAGCACCGCCTTCCTCCAGCGAGACGC CTCTAAAGACAAGAAAGACATCGACGTCATAAGGGAGAATCACCAGTTCCTGTGGGAGAGCTCGGACACTCCGGAGACGTGGGAACAGCAGCTGGCCAAGAAGTACTACGACAAGCTGTTCAAGGAGTACTGCATCTGTGACCTTTCCCGTTACAAGGAGAACAAG GTGGGCATGAGGTGGAGGGTCGAGAAGGAGGTGATATCCGGCAAGGGTCAGTTCACGTGTGGGGAGAAGAGGTGCAGCGAGCAGGAGGGGCTGAGGACCTGGGAGATGAACTTTTCGTATCAGGAGCAAGGAGCCAAGAAGAATGCCCTCGTCAAGCTGA GACTCTGCCACTACTGCTCCTACAAAGTGAACTACCACcacaagaggaaagaggtgacGCGGAAGAACAGGAAGCGGAAAAACAAAGACGACTCGAGCAGGAAGGACTccaagaggaagagcaagaaggacGAAGCAgcggcagaggaagagaaagatgaaagttcAGCAACAAGCGAAGCACAGAAGGCGGAGGACATATGGAAGGGCCCGGCGAAGTTACCTGATGATAAGAGCCGCGAGGAGGAGTTTGAAGAGTACCTGGAGGACCTGTTCCTATGA
- the LOC126983231 gene encoding uncharacterized protein LOC126983231 isoform X2, whose translation METCLTSFVSSFLQCVLGEPPSQAQLDLFLAVARRADYEKLTKGDFIIPLNSPKLREVADPNTPFGNFIHNPTEDNLKMVERALEACRLPVGKVCVQNKMLRIHLDHPQVMKTFLPRVAREGLRYGANALLKQVPIVLSHYAAQREHAGLKYTRGIKLANHITRILEFCGASVDASDTTTSGTGPESKDEEYMIVSREECEPEAACPLASEPQDSQNPQHSRLPGTSVNPASYCVVNERESAKGLPGHMCGDAVRQKLLVDGGLDSPPERQVDSSNEASGVSGEMYVMCAPSNEVVTTETQTPYYCVSERLEWPEKADAERQTDETKGEEHSAQLTQDETQRQKERRPSDVIEFVITDSMKGIQNSPWVYQYFGVVDGKTGNPWTGSVEEYCRILTEELKRTSEMRHGDMDGSDRAAFLEEQTQRCLTLQLLMPSHSSQLRVEVDGDTHNVKEAAFMLYNYARLCSIFDHFEQCVQQEEVAPLPPAEDVDFSLLKHDEEWELVWLYILRWPELLQDVASGVTAGTRKPKSGQVARFLYSLSHRWSEYYGRHQVVPEGFLPHLLPLMHARLHLLSSLHAVMRSCFSVLGVTTLPSYM comes from the exons ATGGAGACGTGTTTGACCTCATTTGTGAGCAGCTTCCTCCAGTGCGTGTTGGGGGAGCCGCCCTCACAGGCACAGCTGGACCTGTTCCTGGCTGTGGCCCGCAGAG CGGACTATGAGAAGCTGACCAAAGGGGACTTCATCATCCCCCTCAACTCCCCCAAGCTGCGGGAGGTGGCCGACCCCAACACACCCTTCGGAAACTTCATCCACAACCCCACCGAGGACAACCTCAAG ATGGTGGAGCGAGCCCTGGAGGCGTGTCGGCTGCCGGTGGGGAAGGTGTGCGTGCAGAACAAGATGCTGCGGATCCACCTGGACCACCCCCAGGTGATGAAGACCTTTCTGCCGAGGGTGGCCAGGGAGGGGCTCAGGTACGGGGCCAACGCACTGCTCAAACAG GTTCCTATTGTGCTGAGTCATTACGCTGCACAAAGGGAGCACGCTGGCCTGAAGTACACACGTGGCATCAAGCTAGCAAACCACATCACCAGGATACTCGAGTTCTGTGGCGCCAGCGTGGATGCCAGCGACACGACTACCAGCGGGACGGGGCCGGAGAGCAAGGACGAGGAGTATATGATTGTGAGCCGCGAGGAGTGTGAACCAGAGGCAGCCTGTCCATTGGCCTCAGAACCACAAGACTCACAGAACCCACAACATAGTAGACTCCCAGGGACATCAGTGAACCCAGCGAGTTATTGCgttgtgaatgagagagagtcTGCCAAGGGTCTTCCTGGGCATATGTGTGGCGACGCAGTGAGACAGAAGCTGCTGGTTGATGGAGGGTTAGACTCACCTCCTGAGAGACAGGTAGACAGCAGTAACGAGGCTTCAGGTGTGAGTGGTGAAATGTATGTTATGTGTGCACCGAGTAATGAGGTCGTGACAACGGAAACCCAGACTCCTTATTACTGTGTGAGTGAGAGACTTGAGTGGCCGGAGAAGGCTGacgcagagagacaaacagatgagacgaagggagaggaacacAGTGCACAGTTGACCCAAGAtgaaacacagagacagaaagaaagaagacccTCAGATGTGATAGAGTTTGTAATCACAGACAGCATGAAGGGaatacaaaacagtccatgggtGTATCAGTACTTTGGGGTGGTGGACGGCAAGACTGGGAACCCCTGGACCGGATCTGTAGAGGAATATTGTAG GATACTTACTGAGGAGCTGAAACGAACCTCCGAGATGAGACACGGGGATATGGACGGCTCCGATCGTGCAGCGTTTCTTGAGGAGCAGACCCAGCGATGCCTCACCCTACAGCTCCTCATGCCCAGCCACTCCAGCCAGCTCagggtggaggtggatggggacACACACAACGTTAAAG AGGCTGCCTTCATGCTGTACAACTATGCCCGCCTGTGCTCCATCTTCGACCACTTTGAGCAGTGTGTCCAGCAGGAGGAAgtggcccccctcccccctgctgaGGATGTGGACTTCTCTCTCCTCAAGCATGAT GAGGAGTGGGAGCTGGTGTGGCTGTACATCCTCCGCTGGCCTGAGCTCCTCCAAGACGTGGCCTCGGGAGTCACGGCTGGCACCAGGAAACCCAAGAGTGGCCAGGTGGCACGTTTCCTCTACTCGCTGAGCCACAGGTGGAGCGAGTACTACGGCAGACACCAGGTGGTCCCGGAGGGCTTCCTGCcgcacctcctccccctcatgcACGCGCGCCTCCACCTCCTCAGCTCCCTCCACGCTGTCATGCGCTCCTGCTTCTCCGTCCTTGGGGTCACGACACTCCCCTCCTACATGTGA